From a region of the Basfia succiniciproducens genome:
- the tyrA gene encoding bifunctional chorismate mutase/prephenate dehydrogenase, with protein sequence MEALKEIRAEIDQLDRELLEVFAKRLALVKKVGEIKHQQGLPIYVPEREADMLAARRSEAEKMGIPADLIEDVLRRVMRESYANEHEHGFKTVNPAIKKIVIVGGKGKLGGLFGRFLTASGYFVEALGSKDWDNAKAILAGANAVIVCVPIVKTLETIERLKPYLTEDMLLTDLTSVKRRPLEKMLEIHQGAVVGLHPMFGPDIASMAKQVVVRCDGRYPERYQWLLEQIQMWGARIYQADAAEHDHSMTYIQALRHFATFANGLHLSRQPVKLANLLALSSPIYRLELAMIGRLFAQDGSLYADIIMDKPENLEVIESLKQSYEDSLKFFENGDREGFIKTFNKVREWFGDYSEQFMKESRQLLQQANDYRHNSL encoded by the coding sequence GTGGAAGCACTCAAAGAAATCAGAGCCGAAATCGATCAATTGGATCGAGAGTTGTTAGAAGTTTTTGCCAAACGTTTAGCGTTAGTCAAAAAGGTCGGAGAAATTAAACATCAACAAGGTTTGCCGATTTATGTACCGGAACGCGAAGCGGATATGCTGGCGGCTCGGCGTTCAGAAGCGGAAAAAATGGGCATACCTGCGGATTTAATTGAAGATGTGTTACGTCGTGTTATGCGGGAGTCTTACGCTAACGAACATGAACACGGTTTTAAAACCGTTAATCCGGCGATTAAAAAAATTGTTATTGTAGGCGGTAAAGGCAAATTAGGCGGCTTATTCGGGCGTTTTCTGACGGCTTCAGGCTACTTTGTGGAAGCGTTGGGAAGCAAAGATTGGGACAACGCAAAGGCTATTTTGGCCGGTGCAAATGCGGTAATCGTTTGTGTGCCTATCGTAAAAACCTTGGAAACCATTGAACGCTTAAAACCTTATTTAACGGAAGATATGTTATTAACGGATCTAACCTCCGTAAAACGCCGCCCGTTGGAAAAAATGCTGGAAATTCATCAAGGCGCGGTCGTAGGCTTGCATCCGATGTTTGGGCCCGATATCGCGAGCATGGCAAAACAGGTGGTTGTACGTTGCGACGGGCGTTATCCGGAGCGTTATCAATGGCTGTTGGAACAAATTCAAATGTGGGGCGCGCGAATTTATCAGGCGGATGCCGCCGAGCATGATCACAGCATGACCTATATTCAAGCATTACGTCATTTTGCCACCTTTGCCAACGGTTTACATCTTTCAAGACAACCGGTGAAATTAGCTAATTTATTAGCCTTATCTTCACCGATTTATCGTCTGGAACTTGCGATGATCGGGCGTTTATTTGCGCAAGACGGTAGTTTATATGCCGATATTATTATGGATAAGCCGGAAAACCTGGAAGTAATCGAAAGTTTAAAACAAAGCTATGAAGACAGCTTAAAATTCTTTGAAAACGGTGATAGAGAAGGCTTTATTAAAACCTTTAACAAAGTGAGAGAATGGTTCGGCGATTATTCGGAACAATTTATGAAAGAAAGCCGTCAACTGCTGCAACAAGCTAACGATTATCGTCATAATAGTCTCTGA
- a CDS encoding 3-deoxy-7-phosphoheptulonate synthase: MKDSIHNVHIIDEKVLITPAELKQKLPLPIALRTQIETHRREIADIVHKKDNRLLVVIGPCSVHDTKAAIDYAKRLKALSDELKDQLYIVMRVYFEKPRTTVGWKGLINDPRIDGTFNVEEGLHIGRKLLLDLAEMGLPLATEALDPMTPQYLADLFSWSAIGARTTESQTHRELASGLSMAVGFKNGTDGSLATAINAMKAASMGHSFIGINQQGQVNLLHTEGNPDGHVILRGGKKPNYQQEFVNQCEEELAKAGLETAIMIDCSHGNSNKDYKRQPSVAKDAVNQIVAGNKSIIGLMIESNINAGNQSSEQKVSEMKYGVSITDACIDWETTDNLLRKIAAALKNRAE; the protein is encoded by the coding sequence ATGAAAGATAGTATCCATAATGTTCATATCATTGATGAAAAAGTATTAATTACACCTGCCGAATTAAAACAAAAGCTCCCGCTCCCAATCGCACTGCGTACACAAATTGAAACACATCGCCGTGAAATTGCCGATATAGTACACAAAAAAGACAATCGCTTACTGGTGGTCATTGGGCCTTGTTCCGTACATGACACCAAAGCGGCAATCGATTATGCCAAACGTCTGAAAGCGCTTTCAGATGAATTAAAGGATCAGCTCTATATCGTTATGCGGGTTTATTTTGAAAAACCGCGTACCACGGTAGGCTGGAAAGGGCTCATTAATGACCCGCGTATCGACGGCACATTTAATGTGGAAGAAGGGCTGCATATCGGTCGTAAATTATTGCTGGATTTAGCTGAAATGGGCTTGCCGTTGGCAACGGAAGCGTTGGATCCGATGACGCCGCAATATCTCGCCGATTTATTCAGTTGGTCGGCTATCGGCGCGCGTACTACCGAATCGCAAACTCACCGTGAACTGGCTTCCGGATTATCTATGGCAGTCGGCTTTAAAAACGGCACCGACGGTAGTCTGGCTACCGCCATTAATGCCATGAAAGCCGCCTCAATGGGGCACAGTTTTATCGGTATTAACCAGCAAGGACAGGTCAATTTATTACATACGGAGGGCAATCCTGACGGTCATGTTATCCTGCGCGGCGGCAAAAAACCGAATTACCAACAGGAATTTGTCAACCAATGCGAAGAAGAATTAGCCAAAGCAGGTCTGGAAACGGCGATTATGATCGATTGCAGCCACGGTAATTCAAATAAAGATTATAAACGCCAGCCTTCAGTTGCGAAAGATGCGGTAAATCAAATTGTGGCGGGGAATAAATCCATTATCGGTTTAATGATTGAAAGCAACATCAATGCGGGTAACCAAAGCTCGGAACAAAAGGTTTCCGAGATGAAATACGGTGTTTCCATTACCGATGCCTGTATTGATTGGGAAACAACGGATAATTTATTACGTAAAATTGCCGCCGCATTGAAAAATAGAGCGGAGTAA
- a CDS encoding tartrate dehydrogenase encodes MTHKIAVIPGDGIGIEVINEGVKVLNCVSQLDPKIQFEFTHFPWGCEFYSKTGKMMDDDGIERLSKFDGIFLGAVGYPGVPDHISLWGLLLRIRKSFDQYVNVRPVKLLKGAPCPLKEKSPKDINMIFIRENSEGEYAGSGSWLYRDKPNEVVIQDGVFSRVGCERIIRYAFELARTEKKSLTSISKGNALNYSMVFWDQIFQQLSQEYPDVETHSYLVDAAAMLMITKPERFEIVVTSNLFGDILTDLGAAIAGGMGLAAGANLNPEGNFPSMFEPIHGSAPDIAGKQLANPLATVWSASQLLEFFGYKEWAARLIDAIEYLLVEQKTLTPDLGGTAKTADVGDAVVAYLQKHFA; translated from the coding sequence ATGACACATAAAATTGCGGTAATTCCCGGCGACGGGATCGGTATTGAAGTAATCAATGAAGGAGTTAAAGTTTTAAATTGCGTTTCTCAATTAGATCCTAAAATTCAATTTGAATTTACCCATTTCCCTTGGGGTTGTGAATTTTACAGCAAAACAGGGAAGATGATGGATGACGACGGAATCGAACGGTTAAGTAAGTTTGACGGCATTTTTCTTGGCGCGGTAGGTTACCCCGGCGTACCCGACCATATATCGTTGTGGGGATTATTACTGCGCATTCGTAAAAGCTTTGATCAATATGTGAATGTGCGACCGGTGAAATTACTAAAAGGTGCGCCTTGTCCGTTGAAAGAAAAATCGCCCAAAGATATTAATATGATTTTTATTCGGGAAAACAGCGAGGGCGAATACGCGGGATCAGGCAGCTGGCTTTATAGAGACAAACCTAATGAGGTAGTAATTCAGGACGGCGTATTTTCCCGTGTTGGTTGCGAGCGCATCATTCGCTATGCTTTCGAACTTGCCCGAACGGAGAAAAAATCTTTAACCAGTATCAGCAAAGGCAATGCGCTTAATTATTCCATGGTTTTTTGGGATCAGATTTTCCAACAACTTAGCCAAGAATATCCGGATGTTGAAACCCACAGCTATTTGGTGGATGCCGCGGCAATGCTGATGATAACCAAACCAGAGCGTTTTGAAATTGTAGTTACCAGCAATTTATTCGGTGACATTTTAACCGACTTGGGAGCGGCAATTGCCGGCGGTATGGGGCTTGCCGCCGGGGCGAATTTGAACCCGGAAGGAAATTTTCCTTCTATGTTTGAACCTATTCACGGCTCCGCACCGGATATAGCCGGTAAACAACTTGCCAACCCGTTGGCGACAGTTTGGTCTGCCAGTCAATTATTAGAATTTTTCGGTTATAAAGAATGGGCGGCACGTTTAATCGACGCTATTGAATATTTGCTGGTTGAGCAAAAAACCTTAACGCCGGATTTAGGCGGTACGGCAAAAACCGCCGATGTGGGCGATGCGGTAGTTGCGTATCTGCAAAAACATTTCGCTTAG
- the sppA gene encoding signal peptide peptidase SppA: MQMIVKFLKCCWKGLNFIRDVVMNIVFLFFVLLLAAIVSLTTMVKEKPNLTGDQGALLVNLNGYLADEREDGLNWRNALKKLNDEQVASQYSTFDVVYAIENAANDERIKGLVLDLNYLDGGDLPALDYVGKAIRDFQKSGKKVIAYADNYSQSQYFLASYADEIYLNPIGEVGIEGLSAQNLYFKSMLEKLEITPHVFRVGTYKSAVEPLLRDDMSPEAKANTEQWLGTMWSNYQERIAENRNIAKNSVLPEAGVYVDELKALNGDITAYAQKHKFVTQVASRLKLSQNLTALFGENEQNEPKMVDFDTYLAALPDRLKGDSSDFVQAKNKIAVINIEGTIVDGETNEQGVGGDSIAQLLREAYKDKNVKAVVLRVNSPGGSAFASEVIRQEAENLQTAGKPVVVSMGAMAASGGYWISSTADYIVADKNTLTGSIGIFAVLPTLENTIKKAGISADGVTTSALVSPSGFSPLTAELKDSLQLQIEHGYERFLSVVSKGRSLTKQQVDNVAQGRVWLGEDAYKMKLVDELGDFDTAVRKAQELANGKLAESEKTDTFSVEWITDENTGLLGGLMKNITQSSQNVIQNAVLKTMGLPKEVKQLQKQLGILTQFNDPKGQYLYCLNCSEVK; the protein is encoded by the coding sequence ATGGTTAAAGAGAAACCTAATTTAACCGGTGATCAGGGCGCATTATTAGTTAATTTAAACGGTTATCTCGCCGATGAACGTGAAGACGGTTTAAATTGGCGTAACGCATTAAAAAAACTCAATGATGAACAGGTGGCAAGCCAGTATTCTACCTTTGATGTGGTTTACGCTATCGAAAATGCCGCCAATGACGAACGTATTAAAGGCTTGGTTCTGGATTTAAATTATTTAGACGGCGGCGATTTGCCCGCTTTAGACTATGTGGGTAAGGCGATCCGGGATTTTCAGAAATCAGGTAAAAAAGTCATTGCCTATGCAGACAATTACAGCCAATCGCAATATTTTCTGGCCAGTTATGCCGATGAAATTTATCTTAATCCTATCGGTGAAGTAGGAATTGAAGGTTTATCGGCACAAAATCTTTATTTTAAATCTATGTTGGAAAAATTAGAGATAACTCCTCATGTTTTTCGTGTCGGCACATATAAATCGGCGGTGGAACCTTTACTGCGCGACGATATGTCACCGGAAGCAAAAGCTAATACAGAGCAATGGTTAGGAACCATGTGGTCGAATTATCAGGAACGTATTGCCGAAAACAGAAATATTGCCAAAAACAGTGTATTGCCGGAGGCAGGCGTTTATGTGGATGAGTTAAAAGCCTTAAACGGGGACATCACCGCTTATGCGCAAAAACATAAATTTGTGACTCAAGTGGCAAGCCGATTAAAATTATCGCAAAATCTGACCGCACTTTTTGGTGAAAATGAACAAAATGAGCCTAAAATGGTAGATTTTGATACTTATCTTGCCGCTTTACCGGATCGCTTGAAAGGTGATAGTTCGGATTTTGTACAGGCAAAAAATAAAATTGCCGTAATAAATATAGAAGGAACCATTGTTGACGGTGAGACCAATGAACAAGGTGTGGGCGGTGATTCAATCGCACAATTATTACGTGAAGCCTATAAGGACAAAAATGTAAAAGCCGTCGTGTTGCGGGTGAACAGCCCGGGCGGTAGTGCTTTTGCCTCGGAAGTGATTCGTCAGGAAGCGGAAAATTTGCAAACTGCAGGTAAGCCGGTTGTGGTGTCTATGGGGGCTATGGCGGCATCGGGCGGTTATTGGATTTCCAGTACGGCGGATTATATTGTAGCGGATAAAAACACCTTAACGGGTTCTATCGGTATTTTTGCCGTATTACCGACTTTAGAAAATACCATTAAAAAAGCGGGGATTTCGGCGGACGGCGTTACCACTTCGGCGTTAGTGTCGCCTTCCGGATTTAGCCCGTTAACAGCGGAATTAAAAGATTCCCTTCAACTGCAAATCGAACATGGTTATGAGCGGTTTTTATCGGTAGTGAGCAAGGGGCGCAGTCTGACCAAACAGCAAGTGGATAACGTGGCGCAAGGTCGTGTATGGTTAGGTGAAGATGCCTATAAAATGAAATTGGTTGACGAATTGGGTGATTTTGATACGGCGGTCAGAAAAGCGCAGGAATTGGCAAACGGCAAATTAGCTGAGAGTGAAAAAACCGATACCTTTAGCGTTGAATGGATTACCGATGAAAATACCGGATTATTAGGCGGTTTGATGAAAAATATTACACAAAGCAGCCAAAATGTCATCCAAAATGCGGTGCTGAAAACAATGGGTTTGCCAAAAGAGGTGAAACAACTACAAAAACAATTAGGCATTCTGACACAGTTTAATGATCCGAAAGGGCAATATTTATATTGTTTAAATTGCAGTGAAGTGAAATAA